The genomic region tttagaattacttcaggaacagtgtttgttaataaaattttttgctaatttcaaattttaatttcccactgaatagtatgctatcaaaattaattatctcaataattattgtttttatcaaaaaatgttttaaacaaaatttgtttcaatttcgattttgaatcaattatcttaacaaaaaatttttacatctctattaattaaccatctaagtataattatgtataaaaacggaaaaattattattttgaggttatctccttaattattaattaaatccaaaaaaaatgttgacaaagtttgtttaaaattgtttcaggaacaatttttgttaacacaatttttttctaacttgaaattttaatttcccactgaatagtatggtacaaaaattaatatttttgaggttatatccttattgttgatttaatcaaaaaattttgttaacaaaatttgtttagaattacttcaggaacagtgtttgttaataaaattttttgctaatttcaaattttaatttcccactgaatagtatgctatcaaaattaattatctcaataattattgtttttatcaaaaaatgttttaaacaaaatttgtttcaatttcgattttgaatcaattatcttaacaaaaaatttttacatctctattaattaaccatctaagtataattatgtataaaaacggaaaaattattattttgaggttatctccttaattattgattaaatcaaaaaaaattgttgacaaagtttgtttggaattgtttcaggaacaatttttgttaatacaatttttttctaacttgaaattttaatttcccactgaatagtatggtacaaaaattaatatttttgaggttacatccttattgttgatttaatcaaaaaattttgttaacaaaatttgtttagaattacttcaggaacagtgtttgttaataaaattttttgctaatttgaaattttaatttccctctgaatagtatgctatcaaaattaattatctcgataattattgattttatcaaaaaatgttttaaataaaatttgttccaatttcgattttgaatcaattatcttcataaaaaatttttacatctctattaattaagcgtctaagtgtaattatgtataaaaattcaaaaattattattttgaggttatctctttaattattgattaaatcaaaaaaaattgttgacaaagtttgtttggaattgtttcaggaacaatttttgttaacataatttttttctaacttgaaattttaatttcccactgaataggatgctacaaaaattaatatttttgaggttatatccttattgttgatttaatcaaaaaattttgttaacaaaatttgtttagaattacttcagaaacagtgtttgttaataaaaatttttgttaacttgacattttaatttccctctgaatagtatgctatcaaaattaattatctcaataattattgtttttatcaaaaaatgttttaaacaaaatttgtttcaatttcgattttgaaccaattatcttaataaaaaatttttacatctgtattaattaaccatcCTTAAGAATTTatcaatatatatatatatttacaaatccttatttattttattgttagttaAATAGTAGTTAAAAATAGTagttaatcaaataatttatgtcATTTAACAACATAAgcgacaaaattaaaaataaaacacaaagcGTTCAATCTTCTTCCAAAACTCTCGTTAGAAATAAATCGCTCTGAAATTGTGTAATAACTAtctaaaacacttaaaaaagCCCCGATTGTAACGGTATGATCTTCACTCCACTCCGTATAACTGGTATGTTGCCCAAATTCTTTTACGTTGTAAGTATCGAAGATGCTATTCGTTTCAGCCCAACACGACATAACAACGTCCATCCACTTCACAAGAATCACGTTAGATTTCTTAATAGCCCCCAAATGcaaagaactttttaatccTTCAATAACCATAACAAGTAAATGAGTGTGGCTATTCGGAAAATCATAAAGTTGGAACGATTCTTGTAAAGAATCCGGGATACACCCTTTATATTTCCCgattaaatcatatttatctatGTATAACGACGCGTAATATCCATATTCGTATCTTAACCTCGTAGGAAAAGCTCCAGCCCATAACGGGgtaaaattacttaaatagAATTGAGATCTACCCCGATTTAACTCAACATCGTAATCGAACCAAATCCCTTCGGTTTCGTTccataaaatttttcgaattgcAAGATGTAATTTTTTCGCTTTTTTACGCCAAACGATGCTTTTCGAATTATTTCCCaacatattaaaaagttttgaaatgcaaacgaaatttttataaagatagGAATTTAAATCCACCGGGATAACTCGACTCACATTAACATCTAAAACATCGCCATCGTTTAACCATCGACTAGAAATATCCCATCCGCTTTCCGAAGCCGAAttaatttccttaaaaaatttctttctatcTTTTCCATCCAACTCCTCGGCCAATTCCATATCGCTTTTGTAACTTTCCGGTCTCGGAGTGAAACAATTCACGGAATATCGAAACATGGtgtgtaattttttatctttctcGATCACGATTGATCTATTTTTGATCCAAAATGTTAATTCGAACTCTAAATACTCAATGTTTTCTTGTAACCAGTCGTAATCGGACGTTTTTAAAATGAAGTTGTAAGccattaatgtcaaaaatgggGGGTTAGATCTTTGGGTGTAATAAATCCTATTGGATTTTGGTACAAAACCGAATTCGACAACCATTGAGATCAAACCGTTAAggatttctaaaaattttggaataattatcttaaaaatcgatgattttttttttaatcggtaggaaatgactcaaaagatgtgttaatgataaaaaaaagtgcggaaaagtgtagtacttaccgaaaaatcactttaaagttgcgatttgacgtttcttttttggatttaacgtcaaattgtttaatttatacccacgcactaaataaaaagttattttcactaaacttgttgagattacaacatatttacggatggaaatcttattttttaggCTATCAATGCATAACGACAATtacctgtcgttagatagaattgtttctaccaaatgtgtgttaatagactttatgttaatagattgtgtatcaattgatctgtCAAACGACTGACATATCTTcatattgtaaatataaatgataaatatatttgacgtttgacatttgacgtttatcgttttgttgtgtcacAGCCAGTTCGCGATAATAGTTTCACATCAcctgtaagtattataaatgttacttctaattgatagttttttatgtctatctcggttcgatcaccttgcgcaagctatctctctcgttggctcaatccatgttatatataatcaaagtaCCTTACTTaagttaaaatagttaattaattaaaaattaatattaaacaagACGTGtacatggttacaaaataataataaaaaaataacccgtgtgacgatgacaacaaaattaatttcaataaatacggcttccaggaatttttaaattagcatcttttttggcacttttaggttatacgaaaatgtaagttttgcttTAACAtcctttttctcaatatttttccaatccaacccaacaattattatacatcattttaaagagaaagctttgagcttcaatttagaataagtctcattccttaatttcaataaatacggcttccaggaatttttaaattagcatcttttttgacatttttaggttatacgaaaatgtaagatttgtttcaacattttttttctcaatatttttccaatccaacccaacaattattatacatcattttaaagagaaagctttgagctttaatttaaaataagtctcattccttaattttaataaatacggcttccaggaatttttaaattagcatcttttttgacatttttaggttatacgaaaatgtaagttttgtttcaacattttttttctcgacatttttccaatccaacccaacaattattatacattattttaaagagaaagctttgagcttaaatttaaaataagtctcattccttaatttcaataaatacggcttccaggaatttttaaattagcatcttttttgacatttttagcttatacgaaaatgtaagttttgtttcaacattttttttctcaatatttttccaatccaacccaacaattattatacatcattttaaagagaaagctttgagctttaatttagaataagtctcattccttaatttcaataaatacggcttccaggaatttttaaattagcatcttttttgacatttttaggttatacgaaaatgtaagttttgtttcaacattttttttctcaacatttttccaatccaacccaacaactattatacatcattttaaagagaaagctttgagctttaatttaaaataagtttcattccttaatttcaataaatacggtttccaggaatttttaaattagcatcatttttggcacttttaggttatacgaaaatgtaagttttgctttaacatcttttttctcaatatttttccaatccaacccaacaattattatacatcattttaaagagaaagctttgagctttaatttagaataagtctcattccttaatttcaataaatacgacttccaggaatttttaaattagcatcttttttgacatttttaggttatacgaaaatgtaagttttgtttcaacattttttttctcaatatttttccaatccaacccatcaattatcatacattattttaaagagaaagctttgagctttaatttagaataagtctcaatccttaatttcattaaatacggattccaagaatttttaaattagcatcttttttgacatttttaggttatacgaaaatgtaagttttgctttaacattttttttctcaatatttttccaatccaacacaacaattattatacatcattttaaagagaaagctttgagctttaatttagaataagtctcattccttaatttcaataaatactgcttccaggaatttttaaattagcatcttttttaacatttttaggttatacgaaaatgtaagttttgctttaacatcttttttctcaatatttttccaatccaacccaacaattattatacatcattttaaagagaaagctttgagctttaatttaaaataagtctcattccttaatttcaataaatacggcttccaggaatttttaaattagcatcttttttgacacttttagtttatacgaaagtgtaagtttaatttcaacattttatttcttaatatttttccaattcaacccaacaattattatacatcattttaaagagaaagctttgagctttaattcagaacaagtctcattccttaatttcaataaatacagcttccaggaatttttagattagcatcttttttggcacttttaggttatacgaaaatgtaagttttgcttTAACAtcctttttctcaatatttttccaatccaacccaacaattattatacatcattttaaagagaaagctttgagctttaatttagaataagtctcattccttaatttcaataaatacggcttccaggaatttttaaattagcatcttttttgacatttttaggttatacgaaaatgtaagttttgtttcaacattttttttctcaacatttttccaatccaacccaacaactattatacatcattttaaagagaaagctttgagctttaatttaaaataagtttcattccttaatttcaataaatacggtttccaggaatttttaaattagcatcatttttggcacttttaggttatacgaaaatgtaagttt from Onthophagus taurus isolate NC chromosome 5, IU_Otau_3.0, whole genome shotgun sequence harbors:
- the LOC111423532 gene encoding trehalase-like — protein: MLVDPDKLLLSFRNLTKNINQEENFASFFHKNFGDEKEGVDYEMWNLPDKKLIEAKINNDRNLITFVNYLKELLLKMGLKGTELMRKHKKRYSLLSTTGFIQDHKDSKEASYWETYWVVNGLLFYEMYESTKEILNGLISMVVEFGFVPKSNRIYYTQRSNPPFLTLMAYNFILKTSDYDWLQENIEYLEFELTFWIKNRSIVIEKDKKLHTMFRYSVNCFTPRPESYKSDMELAEELDGKDRKKFFKEINSASESGWDISSRWLNDGDVLDVNVSRVIPVDLNSYLYKNFVCISKLFNMLGNNSKSIVWRKKAKKLHLAIRKILWNETEGIWFDYDVELNRGRSQFYLSNFTPLWAGAFPTRLRYEYGYYASLYIDKYDLIGKYKGCIPDSLQESFQLYDFPNSHTHLLVMVIEGLKSSLHLGAIKKSNVILVKWMDVVMSCWAETNSIFDTYNVKEFGQHTSYTEWSEDHTVTIGAFLSVLDSYYTISERFISNESFGRRLNALCFIFNFVAYVVK